In Poecile atricapillus isolate bPoeAtr1 chromosome W, bPoeAtr1.hap1, whole genome shotgun sequence, one DNA window encodes the following:
- the LOC131592039 gene encoding BPI fold-containing family C protein-like, translating to MLKICCSLLVLSLLSGQLSANPGLKVRITQKGLEYAKEVGLEILKQNMEKERFPDLTGHEKFGLGNVKYNISRIHVTAVELPSASISLLPGSGIKLVIGNASLTIDMNWNIRTWMFKDSGRGTVHISKVFVTAIFSTPLDNTGPTSISLTSCRTASGDIDIKLNGKTGFLHNFFIKYLKKPIHRSLVTNSCPNIRAGIQLIDEDLRSLNAVMQIDDLAEVDYSLSSLPAVFQPFIDLDLKGAVFPVGNYTDSPFVAASFTIPDQSDSMLYLAFSEYFFQTSSFAYYTAGAFNMTLAEETCSYFNINTEIFGSIIPEVAKYSVTPYPVMLKLMATEIPLISLQQDSFTVEIQGSVEVVASLPDSTTQSLFTLNIAANSSISLNIFDQKLMGSLCLNRVQFSLAHSNVGSFEVLLLENILSYILQTEVIPSANAKLSKGFPLPNLANITLTRPHITIVEGYVLISTDVHYKH from the exons ATGCTGAAGATTTGCTGTTCTCTCCTCGTCTTAAGTTTGCTCAGTGGGCAACTGAGCGCCAACCCTGGACTCAAAGTGAGGATCACCCAGAAGGGGCTGGAGTATG CCAAGGAGGTTGGGCTGGAAATCCTGAAGCAGAATATGGAGAAGGAGCGTTTCCCTGATTTGACTGGCCATGAGAAATTTGGGCTTGGTAATGTCAAATACAATATTTCAAG GATACATGTTACTGCTGTTGAATTACCCAGTGCTTCCATCTCCCTCCTACCAGGGTCTGGAATAAAACTGGTGATTGGGAATGCTTCTTTAACCATTGATATGAACTGGAACATAAGGACCTGGATGTT CAAAGACAGTGGAAGAGGCACAGTGCACATTTCAAAGGTGTTTGTTACCGCTATCTTTTCAACACCCCTGGATAATACAGGCCCTACGTCAATATCCCTCACCAGCTGCCGGACAGCTTCTGGTGACATAGATATCAAGCTGAACGGGAAAACTGG CTTCCTGCATAACTTCTTTATCAAGTATCTGAAGAAACCCATTCACAGGAGCTTGGTCACTAAT TCATGTCCCAATatcagagctgggatccagtTGATAGATGAAGACCTCAGATCACTGAATG CTGTAATGCAGATTGATGATTTGGCTGAAGTAGACTACTCCTTAAGTAGCTTGCCAGCAGTATTCCAACCATTCATTGACCTGGACTTAAAG GGTGCAGTCTTCCCAGTTGGAAACTATACTGACTCTCCCTTCGTGGCAGCTTCCTTCACAATCCCGGACCAAAGTGACTCCATGCTGTACCTTGCTTTCTCAGAATATTTCTTTCAGACCTCCTCATTTGCTTACTACACTGCAGGGGCCTTCAACATGACCCTTGCAGAGGAG aCTTGCAGCTATTTTAATATAAACACAGAGATATTTGGCAGTATCATCCCTGAG GTAGCTAAATATTCAGTTACACCCTACCCAGTGATGTTGAAGCTAATGGCTACTGAAATCCCTCTCATCAGCTTACAGCAGGATTCCTTCACAGTAGAGATTCAGGGCTCTGTGGAGGTGGTGGCCAGTCTGCCAGACTCAACCACCCAGTCTCTGTTCACGCTGAACATA GCAGCCAACAGCAGCATTTCTCTGAATATATTTGATCAGAAATTGATGGGCTCACTATGTTTGAACAG GGTCCAGTTCTCCCTAGCCCACTCCAATGTTGGTTCTTTTGAG GTCTTGCTTCTGGAGAACATCCTATCTTACATTTTACAGACTGAAGTAATTCCATCAGCTAATG CTAAACTGTCAAAAGGATTCCCTCTTCCCAATCTGGCCAACATTACCTTGACAAGACCTCACATTACAATTGTAGAG GGATATGTGTTGATTTCGACTGATGTCCACTACAAACACTGA